Proteins from one Deinococcus sp. AB2017081 genomic window:
- a CDS encoding AraC family transcriptional regulator: MKSHHVLPSSPELRHLVQAYLLIDDDDPQESQRVSLPEHTAHLMFFVGRGWEIGPDGRVMPIVQASLSGLSLIPTRMVSSGPIRAVGVELYPWAARQLFGWSYPDPPLDLLGGAAGPHAQRTAQQVMAALTNRDTETAIGCLHAWLLRLAAERGRAPGVGVQAAVQLYHSHGQRRMVDLADTLRLSTRTLERQFQQEVGIGAKTLARLIRFELSSLQLRRAPDTPLAALAYDMGFSDQAHLTREFRALAGLTPGAFARLSEQRNEHETVGAVLDVRMLPPLI, translated from the coding sequence ATGAAGTCGCACCACGTGCTGCCCTCCTCACCGGAACTGCGGCACCTGGTGCAGGCCTATCTGCTGATCGACGACGATGATCCGCAGGAGTCGCAGCGCGTCAGCCTGCCGGAACACACCGCCCACCTCATGTTCTTCGTCGGGCGCGGCTGGGAGATCGGGCCGGACGGCAGGGTCATGCCGATCGTACAGGCGTCGCTCAGCGGCCTGTCGCTGATTCCCACCCGGATGGTCTCGAGCGGCCCGATCCGGGCGGTGGGGGTCGAACTCTATCCCTGGGCGGCCCGGCAGCTGTTCGGCTGGAGCTACCCGGATCCCCCGCTCGACCTGCTGGGCGGCGCCGCAGGGCCACACGCCCAGCGAACCGCCCAGCAGGTCATGGCGGCCCTCACGAACCGCGACACCGAGACCGCCATCGGCTGTCTGCACGCCTGGCTGCTCCGCCTGGCCGCCGAGCGCGGCCGGGCCCCCGGCGTGGGCGTGCAGGCGGCCGTCCAGCTGTACCACAGCCATGGGCAGCGCCGCATGGTCGACCTGGCCGACACGCTCAGGCTCAGCACCCGCACACTGGAACGACAGTTCCAGCAGGAGGTCGGGATCGGGGCCAAGACCCTGGCCCGGCTGATCCGGTTCGAACTCTCGAGTCTGCAACTGCGCCGGGCTCCAGATACACCCCTGGCGGCCCTGGCCTACGACATGGGTTTCTCGGATCAGGCGCATCTCACCCGCGAATTCCGCGCCCTGGCCGGCCTGACGCCTGGGGCCTTCGCCCGACTCAGCGAACAGCGGAACGAGCACGAGACTGTGGGCGCCGTGCTCGACGTGCGGATGCTGCCGCCGCTGATCTGA